A genomic segment from Biomphalaria glabrata chromosome 16, xgBioGlab47.1, whole genome shotgun sequence encodes:
- the LOC129923486 gene encoding uncharacterized protein LOC129923486 isoform X2 has product MPRTIAGVQEVGVPDNILGTEDDREIHAIRSQTDMASHFYSVFNVRLKQQAHQVIGVNLTAATPLPPAPLEIATNNRAHRTNQVITSRFTTQSTYTVATVTVSTPNIGSIDLISNTTSKHGLIKGLVRKSKNFKHQLPGGGPKVSQQAQLHLRVKGTTTEVWSSIQCKRKAKVLSSSEQDKMKRSSVLCPLCQLLASMYLIMFLNNSL; this is encoded by the exons ATGCCGCGAACTATAGCCGGAGTTCAAGAAGTCGGTGTGCCTGACAATATACTGGGAACAGAAGATGACAGAGAGATACATGCAATAAGATCTCAGACCGACATGGCCTCACATTTCTACAGCGTGTTTAATGTTAGGCTAAAGCAACAAGCCCATCAAGTCATTGGCGTGAATCTTACGGCAGCGACTCCATTGCCCCCAGCTCCGTTAGAGATAGCCACCAATAACAGAGCTCATCGCACTAACCAGGTGATAACGTCCAGATTTACAACACAGAGCACATATACTGTTGCTACTGTGACAGTAAGCACTCCTAATATTGGATCGATAGATTTAATATCCAATACTACG AGCAAACATGGACTTATAAAAGGATTGGTCAGGAAAAGTAAAAACTTCAAGCACCAACTTCCAGGAGGTGGTCCCAAAGTTAGCCAGCAAGCACAGCTTCATCTTCGAGTCAAAG GGACAACCACAGAAGTATGGAGCAGTATCCAGTGTAAAAGAAAGGCTAAAGTACTAAGTAGCAGTGAACAAGACAAGATGAAAAGGAGCTCAGTATTGTGTCCACTTTGTCAACTCCTAGCTTCCATGTATCTAATCATGTTTCTGAACAATAGTCTTTGA
- the LOC129923486 gene encoding uncharacterized protein LOC129923486 isoform X1, translating into MPRTIAGVQEVGVPDNILGTEDDREIHAIRSQTDMASHFYSVFNVRLKQQAHQVIGVNLTAATPLPPAPLEIATNNRAHRTNQVITSRFTTQSTYTVATVTVSTPNIGSIDLISNTTSKHGLIKGLVRKSKNFKHQLPGGGPKVSQQAQLHLRVKGPNSACGGQTLPIRVNCDRPKGTTTEVWSSIQCKRKAKVLSSSEQDKMKRSSVLCPLCQLLASMYLIMFLNNSL; encoded by the exons ATGCCGCGAACTATAGCCGGAGTTCAAGAAGTCGGTGTGCCTGACAATATACTGGGAACAGAAGATGACAGAGAGATACATGCAATAAGATCTCAGACCGACATGGCCTCACATTTCTACAGCGTGTTTAATGTTAGGCTAAAGCAACAAGCCCATCAAGTCATTGGCGTGAATCTTACGGCAGCGACTCCATTGCCCCCAGCTCCGTTAGAGATAGCCACCAATAACAGAGCTCATCGCACTAACCAGGTGATAACGTCCAGATTTACAACACAGAGCACATATACTGTTGCTACTGTGACAGTAAGCACTCCTAATATTGGATCGATAGATTTAATATCCAATACTACG AGCAAACATGGACTTATAAAAGGATTGGTCAGGAAAAGTAAAAACTTCAAGCACCAACTTCCAGGAGGTGGTCCCAAAGTTAGCCAGCAAGCACAGCTTCATCTTCGAGTCAAAG GCCCAAATTCTGCTTGTGGAGGACAAACACTACCAATTAGAGTTAACTGTGACAGACCTAAAG GGACAACCACAGAAGTATGGAGCAGTATCCAGTGTAAAAGAAAGGCTAAAGTACTAAGTAGCAGTGAACAAGACAAGATGAAAAGGAGCTCAGTATTGTGTCCACTTTGTCAACTCCTAGCTTCCATGTATCTAATCATGTTTCTGAACAATAGTCTTTGA